A single region of the Lactobacillus xylocopicola genome encodes:
- the smc gene encoding chromosome segregation protein SMC codes for MPLTELTIDGFKSFAEKTKIKFDSGITGIVGPNGSGKSNITEAIRWVMGESSAKSLRGSNMKDVIFAGSEFRKPATHAEVALVFDNKKHELNFDADQVVVTRRILRSGDNEYLINKHSVRQRDVRALFMDSGISQDSLAIISQGRVDQILNSRPEDRRSLFEEAAGILHFKKQKEEASAQLEQTTENLVRINDLVKELEQRIEPLHEQSSLAKEYQFQKSGLDHDLKTLLAFEIEDLNQQKQGVQQQADQNQVLLSKLDREVKESQSAVAAKRDEYKQISTQREQIQHDLLVLTKKLSDINTNLQVAEQSKQYSEATKKEYRTELTDLKEQASSLAAECATLKKQAEELTKEQKQLQDQRRGLTKRLDSDPKQLNQQLEDLRAAYIQLLQDQTSNNNEIVYLQSELNRAGNDDDYQNDDVSKQLDQSTAELERLRKQGTTLKEKYQAQKSKLATLTAEQAQKQAKLADLQQVVNKNNQRYSQVQARYEALENIRKRHEGYYYGVKNVLNHLPDYPGVIGAIGELITFPAKLEAAMATALGGGVQDLVTTSRVSARDAINQLKSSRAGRATFLPLDGLREYSIPSSTVKIMESYDGFQGIASELVASNTTEDISPAINYLLGSTVIVDTIDHALNMRQRIARYRIVTLDGDVIAPGGSMTGGARNQKNNSPLQTVAELNELKQNIKILKQKLATDQAKFSQLTAASASLDQEIDQVRLKEQEYNRELGEAVLSYQNQEKEVKRLKAASELLESRQAERAKQVAELQTKIKKAEDQKEGFVQQIDKQKAAISDIQDRIKNYTSLNQQVQDKLAELDPQLAVLSNKLENLAKQKTEKEHSLTQCQRQIEGITEKLTALEQTGTMDQEKKQELNAEIKQESARKEDLERELGNLSAKLGQYDAKITQLDQVASRNYDLRKAAASEQENLSVKIAQLAGKIDQRLEKLRKEYALTFEAALKQAEDENNDETRARLQKSVRLHQLSLADIGPVNLQAIDEYEDVKKRYDFLIGQQEDLLKGRDNLRESMAELDSEVCSRFNKTFNAVAKSFAELYPVVFGGGSARLVLTDPEDLLTTGVEIVAQPPGKKLQRLSLLSGGERALTAITLLFAMLKVKPVPFCVLDEVEAALDDANVTRFAEFLEKYDMHTQFIVITHRRGTMERADQLYGVVMQESGVSQVLSVSLKELKDEVS; via the coding sequence GTGCCATTAACAGAATTAACGATTGATGGTTTTAAATCATTTGCCGAAAAAACTAAAATCAAGTTTGACAGTGGTATCACTGGCATTGTTGGTCCCAACGGCAGTGGTAAGAGCAATATTACAGAAGCGATTCGTTGGGTAATGGGTGAGTCAAGTGCCAAGTCACTGCGGGGATCAAACATGAAAGATGTCATCTTCGCCGGCAGTGAATTTCGTAAACCGGCCACTCATGCTGAGGTCGCGCTGGTTTTTGACAACAAGAAACATGAACTGAACTTTGACGCCGACCAGGTGGTAGTGACTAGGCGTATCTTACGGTCTGGTGATAACGAATATCTGATTAACAAGCATAGCGTGCGCCAGCGTGACGTACGGGCCTTATTCATGGATTCGGGTATCTCCCAAGACAGTCTGGCAATCATTTCGCAAGGACGGGTTGACCAAATTTTAAATTCCCGGCCCGAAGACCGACGGAGTCTGTTTGAAGAGGCAGCCGGTATTTTGCACTTTAAAAAGCAAAAGGAAGAAGCGAGCGCGCAACTCGAACAGACTACGGAAAATTTGGTGCGGATTAATGACCTGGTGAAGGAGCTGGAGCAACGGATTGAGCCACTTCATGAGCAGAGTTCGCTGGCGAAGGAATATCAATTTCAAAAATCAGGTCTCGACCATGACTTGAAAACTCTGCTAGCGTTTGAAATCGAGGATTTGAACCAGCAGAAGCAGGGGGTACAGCAGCAAGCAGATCAAAATCAGGTACTCTTATCAAAGCTTGATCGTGAGGTAAAGGAGTCTCAAAGTGCAGTTGCAGCTAAGCGTGATGAGTATAAGCAGATCAGCACGCAACGTGAACAGATTCAGCATGACTTATTGGTCTTGACTAAGAAGCTTTCTGACATTAACACTAATTTGCAGGTGGCGGAACAAAGCAAGCAGTATAGCGAGGCAACTAAGAAGGAATACCGCACGGAACTGACTGACTTGAAGGAACAAGCCAGCAGTTTAGCGGCAGAATGTGCTACTTTAAAGAAGCAAGCAGAAGAACTAACCAAGGAGCAAAAGCAGCTCCAAGATCAGCGTAGGGGTTTAACCAAACGTTTGGACTCAGATCCCAAGCAATTAAACCAGCAGCTGGAAGATTTACGGGCCGCTTATATTCAGTTGTTGCAGGATCAGACATCCAACAATAATGAGATTGTCTACCTGCAATCCGAATTGAATCGTGCTGGCAATGATGATGATTATCAAAATGATGATGTAAGCAAGCAGCTTGACCAGTCAACGGCAGAACTTGAACGCTTGCGCAAGCAAGGCACTACGCTCAAGGAAAAATACCAGGCACAAAAGTCTAAGTTGGCTACTCTAACCGCAGAACAGGCCCAAAAACAAGCCAAGTTGGCTGACTTACAGCAGGTCGTAAATAAAAACAATCAACGATACAGTCAAGTGCAGGCGCGCTACGAAGCACTTGAAAACATCCGTAAACGGCATGAAGGCTACTATTATGGGGTTAAGAATGTCCTTAATCATTTGCCAGATTATCCTGGCGTTATTGGTGCTATTGGTGAACTAATTACCTTTCCGGCTAAATTAGAAGCAGCTATGGCAACTGCGCTTGGCGGTGGTGTCCAGGATTTAGTCACAACTAGCCGTGTCAGCGCACGAGATGCAATTAATCAACTCAAGTCTAGTCGTGCCGGGCGGGCGACTTTTTTGCCCCTTGATGGACTACGTGAATATTCAATTCCGTCTTCTACCGTTAAGATTATGGAATCGTATGATGGTTTTCAGGGTATCGCCAGTGAGCTAGTTGCCAGTAATACAACTGAAGATATCAGTCCTGCGATCAACTACTTGCTAGGTAGTACAGTCATCGTTGATACAATTGACCATGCTCTGAATATGCGCCAGCGGATTGCTCGCTACCGCATTGTTACCCTTGATGGCGACGTGATTGCTCCGGGCGGGTCGATGACTGGTGGTGCGCGTAACCAGAAGAATAACTCACCGCTGCAGACAGTAGCAGAGCTGAATGAACTGAAACAGAATATTAAGATCCTAAAGCAAAAATTAGCTACGGACCAAGCCAAGTTCAGCCAACTAACTGCAGCAAGTGCAAGTCTTGATCAAGAAATCGATCAGGTACGGCTCAAGGAACAAGAATATAACCGCGAACTAGGTGAAGCGGTCTTGTCTTACCAAAACCAGGAAAAGGAAGTCAAGCGCTTAAAAGCTGCAAGTGAACTCCTAGAATCACGTCAAGCTGAACGAGCCAAGCAAGTAGCCGAATTACAAACTAAAATTAAGAAAGCCGAAGACCAGAAGGAAGGCTTCGTGCAGCAGATTGATAAGCAGAAGGCAGCTATCAGTGATATCCAAGACCGGATTAAGAACTATACGTCCCTCAACCAGCAGGTTCAAGACAAGCTGGCTGAACTAGATCCACAATTGGCCGTCTTGTCCAACAAGCTTGAAAATTTGGCCAAGCAAAAAACGGAAAAAGAGCATAGCTTAACCCAGTGTCAAAGACAGATAGAGGGTATTACGGAGAAGCTAACCGCCCTTGAACAAACGGGCACTATGGACCAGGAGAAGAAGCAGGAGCTGAATGCCGAAATCAAGCAGGAGTCGGCCCGCAAGGAAGACTTAGAAAGGGAGCTTGGTAATCTGAGTGCTAAACTGGGCCAGTACGATGCAAAAATTACGCAACTTGACCAGGTGGCCAGCCGGAATTATGATTTGCGCAAGGCTGCTGCTAGTGAGCAGGAGAACCTTTCGGTTAAAATCGCCCAGCTGGCTGGCAAAATTGACCAGCGTTTGGAAAAATTGCGTAAGGAATATGCTTTGACCTTTGAGGCGGCCCTTAAGCAGGCTGAGGATGAGAACAATGATGAAACGCGAGCCCGTTTGCAAAAGAGCGTTAGACTGCATCAGTTATCTCTAGCCGATATTGGACCGGTTAACTTGCAGGCAATTGACGAATATGAAGATGTTAAAAAACGGTATGACTTCTTGATTGGTCAGCAGGAAGACCTCCTTAAAGGTCGCGACAACCTGCGCGAATCGATGGCTGAGCTCGATTCTGAAGTATGTAGCCGCTTCAACAAGACTTTCAATGCGGTTGCTAAGAGTTTTGCTGAGCTCTATCCCGTGGTCTTTGGCGGTGGCAGTGCCCGGTTAGTACTAACTGATCCTGAGGATCTCTTAACCACAGGGGTGGAAATTGTTGCTCAGCCACCCGGCAAAAAGTTGCAGCGCTTAAGTTTGCTGTCTGGCGGCGAGCGTGCCCTGACGGCGATCACCTTGCTCTTTGCAATGCTCAAGGTCAAGCCTGTTCCGTTTTGTGTATTGGATGAAGTTGAAGCTGCATTAGATGATGCGAACGTGACCCGGTTTGCTGAGTTTTTGGAAAAATACGACATGCATACCCAGTTTATTGTCATTACGCATAGGCGAGGTACAATGGAACGTGCCGACCAACTATACGGCGTGGTGATGCAAGAGTCAGGCGTCTCGCAGGTGCTGTCGGTTTCACTAAAGGAATTAAAAGATGAGGTGAGTTAA
- the rnc gene encoding ribonuclease III, with amino-acid sequence MVSTKFIDQLSTKYKINFDNPKLLEEAFTHSSYANEHPEAGIRDYEKLEFLGDAVLELAISAYLYRNFSELNEGELTRMRSNIVDTEGFAEFAQKFGFPEQINLGHGEEKAGARARKTLLEDVFEAFNGALFLDQGMDAVKHFLSLTVFPLIDAGKFDASRDYKTDLQELLQQDGPVKIEYTVLQEEQTPSRFTVQLAVNDQVLSQGQGHNKKAAEQEAAKAALTKLN; translated from the coding sequence ATGGTTAGTACAAAATTTATTGATCAATTAAGCACAAAATACAAAATTAACTTTGACAACCCAAAATTATTGGAAGAAGCGTTTACTCATTCGTCTTACGCCAACGAGCATCCGGAAGCTGGCATTCGAGACTATGAAAAACTGGAGTTCTTGGGGGATGCAGTGCTTGAATTAGCAATCTCTGCATACTTATACCGCAATTTTAGCGAGTTGAACGAAGGCGAATTGACGCGTATGCGATCCAATATCGTTGATACGGAGGGCTTTGCTGAATTTGCGCAAAAATTTGGCTTTCCAGAGCAAATTAATCTAGGTCATGGTGAGGAAAAAGCGGGTGCGCGGGCGCGCAAAACACTTCTGGAAGATGTGTTTGAAGCCTTCAATGGGGCGCTTTTCCTTGATCAGGGCATGGATGCAGTAAAACACTTTTTGAGCTTGACCGTGTTTCCCTTGATTGATGCAGGTAAGTTCGATGCCTCGCGTGATTATAAGACGGATCTGCAAGAATTGCTGCAGCAAGACGGACCCGTGAAGATTGAATACACTGTATTGCAGGAAGAACAGACGCCGTCACGGTTCACCGTCCAATTGGCAGTAAATGACCAAGTACTATCGCAGGGGCAAGGTCACAACAAAAAAGCAGCTGAGCAAGAGGCCGCAAAGGCTGCCTTAACCAAGCTCAACTAG
- a CDS encoding oligopeptide ABC transporter substrate-binding protein, with protein MKKRKIFSSVGLVTAAALTLVACGKSSNNSNEGAKSASKFPIETPVKEVKQGGTLKIAEETDTPFTGIFNEELQMSQPDADVASPGSEALFDTDDHYKINDKGPATMKLDRKAKTITMTVKKGVKWSDGHQVNAKDIEFAYEIIANKATKSQRYSSQFNLIKGMKEYHEGKAKTISGIEMPDGENGRVAVFHCTELKPGMYNSGNGYFWEYAAPYHYLKDIPFAKLEASDQVRKKPLYFGPYKVDHIVRGQSVTWVPNKYYWRGKPKLDKIIYQVVNPNSATQAIKSHKFDVARVVNAQWKQVKGTKGVNFIAKIPLAYRYLAFKVGKWDNKQSKNVMNPNAKMGNKSLRQAMAYAMNTDAVYKHYTDGLSFQIPTLIPEQFGDYFDKGNKGYTHNIKKANEILDKAGYKKEGKWRSQPNGKPLTINLLAKSNTSIDGPIVQNYIQQWNKIGLNVKLVGNRLTEFNSFYDKVQHDDPKVDMFLGGWSLSSEPSQQQMYSEGTMSNYSRFVTPENTKLIEEMDSQKAFDHKYRVEKFHEWQKYMNDEAYVVPTYNEYEIDAVNNKVTGYSRKPSEGNKLFYQIGFAK; from the coding sequence ATGAAGAAGAGAAAAATATTTAGTTCGGTCGGTCTGGTTACCGCTGCCGCTCTTACCTTAGTGGCTTGTGGTAAAAGTTCAAATAATAGTAATGAAGGTGCAAAAAGTGCCAGCAAGTTTCCGATTGAAACTCCAGTGAAAGAAGTTAAGCAAGGTGGAACATTAAAGATTGCTGAAGAAACTGACACGCCGTTTACTGGTATCTTCAACGAAGAGTTACAAATGAGTCAGCCCGACGCGGATGTTGCCAGCCCGGGTTCGGAAGCATTGTTTGATACGGACGATCATTACAAGATCAATGATAAGGGACCAGCCACTATGAAGTTGGACCGTAAAGCCAAGACGATCACAATGACTGTCAAGAAGGGGGTTAAGTGGTCGGATGGTCACCAGGTAAACGCTAAAGATATTGAATTTGCTTATGAGATTATTGCCAATAAGGCAACCAAATCACAGCGGTATTCAAGTCAATTTAATCTTATTAAGGGCATGAAAGAATATCATGAAGGTAAAGCCAAGACTATTTCCGGAATTGAGATGCCAGATGGAGAGAATGGCCGGGTAGCGGTTTTTCACTGTACAGAATTGAAGCCGGGAATGTACAATAGTGGTAATGGCTATTTCTGGGAATATGCTGCCCCATATCATTACTTAAAGGACATTCCGTTTGCCAAGTTAGAAGCATCAGACCAAGTTAGGAAGAAGCCGTTATACTTCGGCCCATACAAGGTAGACCATATTGTTCGGGGCCAATCCGTCACTTGGGTACCTAACAAGTACTACTGGCGCGGTAAGCCAAAGCTAGATAAGATTATTTATCAAGTTGTAAATCCGAATTCAGCTACTCAGGCAATTAAGAGTCACAAATTCGATGTTGCGCGGGTAGTTAATGCCCAATGGAAGCAAGTTAAGGGAACTAAAGGGGTTAACTTTATTGCAAAAATTCCCCTAGCTTATCGGTATCTCGCCTTTAAGGTTGGTAAATGGGACAATAAGCAATCAAAGAATGTGATGAATCCAAATGCCAAGATGGGTAATAAGTCACTGCGTCAGGCGATGGCTTATGCAATGAACACTGATGCAGTCTACAAGCACTATACGGATGGCTTGAGTTTCCAAATCCCAACCCTAATTCCAGAACAGTTTGGTGATTACTTCGACAAGGGCAATAAGGGCTATACTCATAATATTAAGAAGGCCAATGAAATTTTAGACAAGGCGGGTTATAAGAAGGAGGGCAAGTGGCGTTCCCAACCAAATGGTAAACCATTAACAATCAACCTTTTGGCTAAGTCAAACACTTCAATTGATGGTCCAATAGTGCAAAACTATATCCAGCAGTGGAATAAGATTGGTCTGAATGTGAAACTCGTGGGTAATCGTCTGACTGAATTTAATTCTTTCTATGACAAGGTGCAGCATGATGATCCGAAGGTAGACATGTTTCTTGGCGGTTGGTCGCTTTCTTCTGAACCATCGCAGCAGCAGATGTATAGCGAAGGAACCATGTCTAACTATTCTCGTTTTGTCACACCAGAGAATACTAAGCTGATTGAAGAAATGGATTCACAGAAAGCCTTTGACCACAAGTATCGGGTAGAAAAATTCCATGAATGGCAAAAGTACATGAATGATGAGGCTTATGTTGTTCCAACGTACAATGAGTACGAGATTGATGCGGTTAATAACAAAGTAACAGGTTACTCAAGAAAGCCTTCTGAAGGTAACAAGCTGTTTTACCAAATTGGTTTTGCGAAATAA
- a CDS encoding oligopeptide ABC transporter substrate-binding protein encodes MKKTKLFSSLGVVSMAALALAACGKSNNDNTNEAKTASKFPTDMPKKEIKEGGTLKVALETNSPFTGIFSSELAITAYDSDVASPGNESLFDIDDDYRINDKGPATMKLDRKNNTVTITMKKGVKWSDGKQVTAKDIEFAYEIIANKATKSQRYTSQLATIKGLKEYHEGKSKTISGIEMPDGPTGLTAILHYDTLKPGMTNSGNGYIWEHAAPYHYLKDVPFKKLESSDQIRKSPLFYGPFVLSKLVRGQSATWTANKNYWRGRPKLDKIVYQVVSQESASQAIKSHKFDIADVVNAQWSQVKGTKDVKFVANIPLYYSYLGFKVGKWDGKKDKNVMNPNAKMGNKSLRQAIGYAMNTDQVYKHYTKGLSFQVPTLIPAQFGDYFDKSIKGYTYNLKKANEILDKAGYKKKGKWRVQPNGKPLKIKLMAMQGTSIQEPIVQNYLQQWHKIGLDISLVGGRLTEFNSFYDKVQHDDPSVDMFMAAWGLSSEPSPADLYKEGAPFNMTRFVTPENTKLLNEMDSQKAFNHKYRVEKFHEWQKYMFDQAYVIPMYNAYKVMAVNDKVTGYSRRPSQDSAWYKVGFVK; translated from the coding sequence ATGAAGAAAACAAAATTATTTAGTTCACTTGGAGTTGTAAGTATGGCAGCCCTGGCTCTAGCAGCCTGTGGCAAGTCCAATAACGATAATACCAATGAGGCTAAGACGGCAAGTAAGTTCCCAACAGACATGCCGAAAAAAGAGATTAAAGAAGGCGGTACGCTTAAGGTTGCTTTAGAAACAAATTCACCATTTACTGGTATCTTTTCTAGCGAATTAGCTATTACAGCATATGATAGTGATGTTGCCTCTCCAGGTAATGAGTCGCTTTTCGATATCGATGATGATTACCGCATTAATGATAAGGGTCCAGCTACCATGAAGCTAGATCGTAAGAATAATACGGTTACAATTACCATGAAGAAGGGTGTAAAATGGTCTGATGGCAAGCAAGTTACTGCCAAAGACATCGAATTTGCCTATGAAATCATTGCTAACAAGGCGACTAAATCGCAAAGATACACTAGCCAATTAGCAACTATTAAAGGTTTAAAGGAATATCATGAGGGCAAATCTAAGACCATCTCTGGCATTGAAATGCCAGATGGTCCAACTGGTCTCACCGCGATCCTGCACTATGATACACTGAAGCCAGGAATGACTAACAGTGGTAATGGTTACATCTGGGAGCATGCTGCTCCATATCATTACCTAAAGGATGTACCATTCAAAAAACTTGAGTCCTCTGATCAAATTAGAAAGAGCCCACTTTTTTACGGTCCTTTCGTTTTGAGTAAGTTAGTTCGTGGACAATCTGCAACTTGGACGGCAAATAAGAACTATTGGCGTGGTAGGCCGAAGCTGGATAAAATCGTTTACCAAGTTGTTTCGCAGGAATCTGCTTCGCAAGCTATTAAAAGTCACAAGTTTGATATTGCGGACGTAGTCAATGCTCAGTGGTCTCAAGTTAAGGGCACAAAGGATGTTAAATTCGTCGCAAATATTCCACTTTACTACAGTTATTTAGGCTTTAAAGTTGGTAAATGGGATGGTAAGAAGGATAAGAATGTAATGAATCCTAATGCCAAGATGGGTAACAAGTCTCTCCGTCAGGCCATTGGATATGCCATGAATACTGATCAGGTCTATAAGCACTATACTAAGGGCCTTTCTTTCCAGGTGCCAACTCTGATTCCAGCACAATTTGGTGATTACTTTGATAAAAGTATTAAGGGCTATACATACAACCTTAAAAAGGCCAACGAAATTTTGGATAAGGCTGGTTACAAGAAGAAGGGTAAGTGGCGTGTCCAACCTAATGGTAAACCTTTGAAAATTAAGTTGATGGCAATGCAAGGTACTTCTATTCAGGAGCCAATTGTACAAAATTACCTGCAACAATGGCACAAGATAGGCTTAGATATTAGCCTAGTTGGCGGGCGGTTGACAGAATTCAACTCATTCTATGATAAGGTCCAGCATGATGATCCGTCTGTTGACATGTTCATGGCTGCCTGGGGTCTATCTTCTGAACCATCCCCAGCTGATTTGTATAAAGAAGGTGCCCCATTTAATATGACGCGCTTTGTTACACCAGAAAATACAAAATTGCTTAATGAAATGGACTCACAAAAAGCCTTCAATCATAAGTATCGTGTTGAGAAATTTCATGAGTGGCAAAAATATATGTTTGACCAAGCCTATGTCATTCCAATGTATAATGCATACAAGGTAATGGCGGTCAACGACAAGGTAACTGGCTATTCAAGAAGACCATCACAAGACAGTGCTTGGTATAAAGTCGGTTTTGTAAAATAA
- a CDS encoding oligopeptide ABC transporter substrate-binding protein, with protein MKKTRLLRSVGIVTAAALTLVACGKSSDTANNENAKVASKFPEAVPTKEAKQGGTLKYAIETDTPFTGIFSDELYTGSLDADVASPGEEELFDTDDSFKITDKGPATMKLDQKAKTITITVKKGVKWSDGKQVTAKDIEYPYEIVANKKSKSQRYTSELEDIVGVKEYHNGQSKTISGIELPEGEDGRTVVLHFKEMKPGMLYSGNGYFWESAAPYHYLKNVPFEKLQSSDQIRKKPMYFGPFKVQKIVRGQSVTWVPNKYYWRGKPKLDKVICQVISQNSASQAIKSHKFDVAQVINSQWDQVKDTKGVNFIAQIPLQYRYLGFKVGEWDSKQDKNVMNPKSKMSNKSLRQAMGYAMNVAAVDQRYTSGLSFPVTTLIPKQFGDYFDKDAKGYSYNLKKANDLLDKAGYKKKGKWRVQPNGKPLTINLLAMTGSSVQEPTIQNYIQQWNKIGLNVKLVGGRLTEFNSFYDKVQHDDPEVDAFFAAWGLASEPSPASMYGEGAPMNYTRFVTPENTKLLKEIDSQKSFDHNYRVQKFHEWQEYMNDQAYVIPVENSYKVIAVNNKVTGYSTKPSDNSNGHQLWHKVGFVK; from the coding sequence ATGAAGAAGACAAGATTGCTTCGTTCTGTCGGCATTGTAACTGCTGCAGCGTTGACACTGGTTGCTTGTGGTAAGAGTAGCGATACAGCTAACAATGAAAATGCGAAGGTCGCAAGTAAGTTCCCTGAGGCTGTTCCGACTAAGGAGGCTAAGCAGGGTGGGACGCTCAAGTATGCGATTGAGACTGATACCCCGTTTACTGGTATTTTTTCAGATGAGCTATATACGGGTTCTTTGGACGCTGATGTTGCTTCACCTGGTGAAGAAGAATTATTTGATACCGATGACAGCTTCAAGATTACTGATAAGGGTCCTGCAACAATGAAGTTGGATCAGAAGGCCAAAACGATTACTATCACCGTGAAGAAGGGTGTGAAGTGGTCTGATGGCAAGCAAGTTACTGCCAAGGATATTGAATATCCATACGAAATTGTTGCTAATAAGAAGAGCAAGTCACAACGCTATACCAGCGAATTAGAAGATATTGTAGGAGTCAAAGAATACCACAATGGCCAGTCTAAGACTATCTCTGGAATTGAGCTGCCAGAAGGTGAAGACGGCCGGACGGTAGTTCTACACTTCAAGGAAATGAAGCCAGGAATGCTATACAGTGGTAATGGCTATTTCTGGGAATCAGCTGCCCCATATCATTACTTGAAGAACGTTCCGTTTGAGAAGTTACAGTCTTCTGATCAAATTAGGAAGAAGCCAATGTACTTTGGTCCATTCAAGGTTCAGAAGATCGTCCGTGGTCAATCTGTAACTTGGGTACCTAACAAGTACTACTGGCGCGGTAAGCCAAAGTTAGACAAAGTTATTTGCCAGGTTATTTCACAAAATTCAGCATCTCAGGCGATTAAGAGTCATAAGTTCGATGTTGCTCAAGTAATTAATTCGCAATGGGACCAAGTTAAGGATACCAAGGGGGTTAACTTTATTGCGCAGATCCCATTGCAATACCGCTACCTAGGCTTCAAAGTGGGAGAATGGGATAGCAAGCAAGACAAGAACGTCATGAATCCTAAGTCCAAGATGAGTAATAAGTCACTTCGGCAGGCTATGGGTTATGCTATGAACGTTGCTGCGGTTGATCAGCGCTATACTTCTGGCTTGAGCTTCCCGGTTACTACCCTAATTCCTAAGCAATTCGGCGATTACTTCGACAAGGATGCCAAAGGTTATTCCTACAACTTGAAGAAAGCTAATGATCTTTTGGACAAGGCCGGTTATAAAAAGAAGGGCAAATGGCGTGTTCAGCCTAATGGTAAGCCATTAACAATTAACCTCTTAGCCATGACTGGTAGTTCTGTTCAGGAGCCAACTATTCAGAACTATATCCAACAATGGAACAAGATTGGCCTGAACGTCAAATTAGTTGGTGGTCGTTTGACTGAGTTTAACTCGTTCTATGACAAGGTTCAGCACGATGATCCAGAAGTAGATGCATTCTTTGCCGCTTGGGGTCTGGCGAGTGAACCATCGCCTGCTTCGATGTATGGTGAGGGGGCACCAATGAACTACACCCGTTTCGTTACTCCCGAGAACACTAAGTTATTAAAAGAGATCGACTCCCAGAAGTCCTTCGACCATAACTATCGTGTTCAAAAATTCCACGAATGGCAAGAGTACATGAATGATCAAGCTTACGTCATTCCAGTTGAAAATTCCTACAAGGTAATTGCAGTTAATAACAAGGTTACTGGATATTCCACTAAACCTTCTGACAATTCTAATGGTCACCAATTGTGGCATAAAGTTGGTTTTGTTAAGTAA
- a CDS encoding ABC transporter permease, with product MSEKKENTAKTEVKKAKVSSPASSFKVIVREIVKDKIALTAFIVIILVILFTFGGSLFLNKEQVTETNIVDAYFGWGMNGHLLGTDDGGRDIVKLLMMGGRNSILIGLCVTLICETVGVLIGLVSGYYGGYVDAVIMRIVDFVQVLPALPIEIVLVTVVPKFSPLTLVWIISLFGWTSTARLMRAFVLSQRGRDYVLASKTSGSSDLKIMFREVLPNITSMLIIDVVLTVAGNIGIETTLSFIGYGLPTDVPSLGTLINFANDPVNVVSRPWLWLPATVLLLAISLSINYVGRALQRAGDARQREN from the coding sequence ATGTCTGAAAAGAAAGAAAACACTGCAAAAACAGAAGTTAAAAAAGCAAAAGTTTCTTCTCCTGCCTCAAGCTTTAAGGTAATTGTACGAGAAATTGTCAAGGACAAAATTGCCTTAACCGCTTTTATTGTCATTATATTAGTTATACTCTTCACCTTTGGTGGCTCACTGTTCCTTAATAAGGAACAAGTTACTGAAACTAACATTGTCGATGCTTACTTTGGTTGGGGCATGAATGGGCACCTCCTAGGTACTGACGATGGTGGTCGTGATATTGTCAAGCTCTTAATGATGGGTGGACGTAACTCAATCTTAATTGGACTGTGTGTAACCTTAATCTGTGAGACTGTTGGTGTCCTTATCGGATTAGTTTCCGGATACTACGGCGGTTATGTAGATGCAGTTATTATGCGAATTGTTGACTTCGTTCAAGTTCTACCTGCACTACCAATTGAAATTGTCTTAGTAACTGTTGTTCCTAAGTTCAGTCCATTAACTTTAGTTTGGATTATTTCGCTCTTTGGGTGGACATCGACGGCGAGGTTAATGAGGGCCTTTGTGCTCTCTCAACGTGGTCGCGACTATGTGCTTGCATCTAAGACTTCAGGTTCATCGGACTTGAAGATTATGTTCCGGGAAGTTCTTCCGAATATTACCTCAATGTTAATTATCGACGTGGTACTTACGGTTGCAGGTAATATCGGGATTGAAACTACTCTGTCCTTTATTGGCTATGGACTGCCTACTGATGTGCCATCTCTTGGTACGTTAATCAACTTTGCCAATGATCCGGTCAATGTGGTCAGCCGACCTTGGTTGTGGCTACCAGCGACAGTTTTACTATTAGCGATCTCCTTAAGTATTAACTATGTTGGACGGGCACTGCAACGTGCGGGCGACGCAAGACAAAGAGAAAATTAG